Proteins encoded within one genomic window of Rhodothermales bacterium:
- a CDS encoding amino acid permease, producing MSALPQRRGLGLWMCTALVVGNMIGSGVFLLPASLAPFGGISILGWLVSAGGALCLALVFARLGQRLPRLGGPYAYAREGFGDFGGFWVAWSYWISMWTTNAALAVAFASYSTVFWPALGESPPLGALAALGALWLLTAVNIAGVREAGSVQLVTTILKVLPLIAVALFGFFSFNIDHFQPFNPSDSSPFVALSATITLTLWAFLGLESGTVPAGDVENPSKTIPRATMLGTIIAAVIYIVCTVAIMGIIAPADLAASTAPFADGAGLVWGPWGRSLMGAGAAISCFGALNGWVLLSGQLPRAAALDGLLPARFARLNDRGTPAAGLLVSSVLSSVLIAMNYTRGLVQAFTFLILLATLATLMPYVFSSMTDLLLGMRDGGNTDVWRRAGRFAVSLVAFAYSMWAIAGSGQETVFWGFLLLVLGLPLYVFMRRKTPPLSLDKT from the coding sequence ATGTCAGCATTACCCCAACGTCGCGGCCTCGGCCTCTGGATGTGCACGGCGCTCGTCGTCGGCAACATGATCGGCTCGGGCGTCTTTCTGCTGCCGGCGTCGCTGGCGCCTTTCGGAGGGATCAGCATTCTGGGATGGCTCGTGAGCGCCGGCGGGGCCCTGTGCCTCGCGCTCGTGTTCGCCCGGCTCGGCCAGCGGCTGCCCCGGCTCGGAGGTCCTTATGCCTACGCGCGCGAGGGCTTCGGCGACTTCGGAGGGTTCTGGGTGGCATGGTCGTACTGGATTTCCATGTGGACCACCAACGCCGCGCTGGCCGTCGCCTTCGCCAGCTACAGCACGGTTTTCTGGCCCGCGCTGGGCGAGTCGCCGCCGCTGGGCGCCCTGGCGGCCCTCGGGGCGCTGTGGCTGCTGACGGCGGTCAACATCGCCGGCGTGCGCGAGGCCGGCAGCGTCCAGCTGGTCACGACGATTCTCAAGGTCCTGCCGCTCATCGCGGTGGCCCTGTTCGGGTTCTTCTCCTTCAACATTGATCACTTCCAACCCTTCAACCCGAGCGACTCGTCGCCCTTCGTCGCGCTGAGCGCGACCATCACGCTGACGCTCTGGGCGTTTCTCGGCCTCGAATCCGGCACCGTGCCGGCGGGGGACGTCGAGAACCCGTCCAAGACCATCCCCCGCGCGACGATGCTCGGCACCATCATCGCCGCCGTCATCTACATCGTGTGCACCGTGGCGATCATGGGCATCATCGCCCCGGCGGACCTGGCTGCCTCCACCGCCCCGTTTGCCGACGGAGCCGGCCTGGTGTGGGGCCCCTGGGGTCGGTCTTTGATGGGCGCGGGCGCCGCCATCTCGTGTTTCGGCGCGCTGAACGGCTGGGTGCTGTTGTCCGGCCAGCTGCCGCGTGCCGCGGCGCTCGACGGCCTGCTGCCGGCCCGCTTCGCCCGGCTCAACGACCGGGGCACGCCGGCCGCCGGCCTGCTCGTCTCCAGCGTGCTCTCCAGCGTCCTGATCGCCATGAACTACACCCGGGGACTGGTGCAGGCCTTTACGTTCCTGATCCTCCTGGCGACGCTGGCGACGTTGATGCCCTATGTATTTTCGAGCATGACGGATCTGCTCCTCGGGATGCGCGACGGCGGCAATACGGATGTATGGCGCCGCGCCGGCCGGTTCGCGGTCAGCCTCGTCGCGTTCGCCTATTCGATGTGGGCCATCGCCGGCTCGGGCCAGGAGACCGTCTTCTGGGGCTTCCTGCTGCTCGTGCTGGGCCTGCCTCTCTATGTGTTCATGCGGAGAAAAACGCCGCCGCTTTCGCTCGACAAAACCTGA
- a CDS encoding ATP-binding protein produces the protein MTNSPNDRPNKIGVITRGSLSQGIDMKLDDNLSVEDMSAGSFVVIQGESYDFFAMITDARIEAANEGILLHPPSADDDLLRQVMRGVSTYATVALKPMLMMPNEGHQDLQDEPARSVKTIPAHFSPVARATDDDVARIFGHEANDGGQTYFHMGEPLGMEGIPVCINLKRFVERSNAVFGKTGTGKTFLTRLLLCGTIKNDRAVNLIFDMHSEYGYSATVENDGGTGFVKGLRDLFPSRVSIFSLDPKTTRQRRVTPDFEVRLYADQIDPDDILPLRDTLSLNPTAAESAYLVQQKHGRAWLQRILDADGPALQELAESCGAHQASLEALKRKLSRFQRHDFFSTDSSRDKIDVIAALLETIDQGKSIVFEFGRYASLDVYLLVANVITRRLRDAYEEKTNKYLQSKNEGDKPTPLIITIEEAHKFLSPGIARETPFGKIAREMRKFYVSLLVVDQRPSAIDEEVLSQIGTKIVAQLNDEKDIAAALVGTSGSSGLRQVLAGLDSKQQALMLGHAVPMPIVVRSRTYDQTFFDAMTAQDDRPRPRTLEEARKSIDSDFY, from the coding sequence ATGACGAACAGCCCTAACGACCGCCCCAACAAGATCGGGGTCATCACCCGTGGATCCCTCAGCCAGGGGATCGACATGAAGCTCGACGACAACCTCTCCGTCGAGGATATGTCCGCCGGCTCCTTCGTCGTCATCCAGGGCGAATCGTACGACTTCTTCGCGATGATCACCGACGCGCGCATCGAGGCGGCCAACGAGGGCATCCTCCTGCATCCTCCTTCGGCCGACGACGACCTCCTCCGCCAGGTGATGCGCGGCGTATCGACCTACGCGACCGTCGCCCTCAAGCCGATGCTGATGATGCCCAACGAAGGGCATCAGGACCTGCAAGACGAGCCGGCGCGTTCCGTCAAGACCATCCCCGCCCATTTCTCCCCGGTCGCGCGCGCCACCGACGACGACGTGGCCCGCATCTTCGGGCACGAGGCGAACGACGGGGGCCAGACCTACTTCCACATGGGCGAGCCGCTGGGGATGGAGGGCATCCCGGTGTGCATCAACCTCAAGCGGTTCGTCGAACGCTCCAATGCCGTGTTCGGCAAGACCGGGACGGGCAAGACGTTTCTGACGCGCCTCCTGCTCTGCGGGACCATCAAGAACGACCGCGCGGTCAATCTGATCTTCGACATGCACTCGGAATACGGGTACAGCGCCACGGTCGAAAACGACGGCGGCACCGGCTTCGTGAAGGGCCTGCGCGACCTCTTTCCATCCCGGGTGAGCATTTTTTCGCTCGACCCGAAAACGACGCGCCAGCGCCGCGTCACGCCGGATTTCGAGGTGCGGCTCTACGCGGACCAGATCGACCCCGACGACATCCTCCCGCTGCGGGATACCCTGAGCCTGAACCCTACCGCCGCCGAAAGCGCCTACCTCGTCCAGCAGAAACACGGCCGCGCCTGGCTGCAGCGCATTCTCGACGCCGACGGGCCGGCCCTGCAGGAGCTGGCGGAATCGTGCGGCGCGCATCAGGCATCGCTCGAAGCCCTCAAGCGCAAGCTGTCCCGCTTTCAGCGGCACGACTTCTTCAGTACGGACAGCTCGCGGGACAAGATCGACGTCATCGCGGCCCTGCTGGAAACGATCGACCAGGGCAAGTCCATCGTGTTCGAGTTCGGGCGGTATGCGAGTCTGGACGTCTACCTGCTCGTCGCCAACGTGATCACGCGCCGGCTGCGGGATGCGTACGAGGAGAAGACCAACAAGTACCTGCAGAGCAAAAACGAAGGCGACAAACCCACTCCCCTGATCATCACCATCGAGGAGGCGCACAAATTCCTGAGCCCGGGCATCGCGCGGGAGACGCCTTTCGGCAAGATCGCGCGCGAGATGCGCAAGTTTTACGTCTCGCTCCTCGTGGTAGACCAGCGGCCGAGCGCCATCGACGAGGAAGTGCTCAGCCAGATCGGCACCAAGATCGTGGCCCAGCTCAACGACGAGAAGGACATCGCCGCCGCGCTCGTCGGCACGAGCGGTTCCTCGGGGCTCCGGCAGGTGCTTGCCGGCCTCGACTCCAAGCAGCAGGCCTTGATGCTCGGGCACGCCGTGCCGATGCCGATCGTCGTCCGAAGCCGCACGTACGACCAGACGTTTTTCGATGCGATGACCGCGCAGGACGACCGCCCGAGACCACGTACCCTCGAGGAAGCGCGAAAATCGATCGACTCCGACTTTTACTGA
- the rlmN gene encoding 23S rRNA (adenine(2503)-C(2))-methyltransferase RlmN, which yields MNPTTPLLSLPRAEVLGLAAQFGQPGYRGEQLYDWLYNKGVRSYDEMTNLPKTFRAALAERFALAPLTLEQRAQATDGTVKCLFAIASGRKVEAVLIPDFDEDGDPRRLTVCVSSQVGCAMGCTFCATGMMGFSENLTAGDIFDQVWELNRIAENEFGRRITNIVFMGMGEPLLNYDAVLQSIEALTHEDGMGLSARRITVSTVGLARRIRQLADDATRFNLAVSLHAPIDEKRSQIMPVNRNERTDLAALKEAIQYYTRKTGRQITYEYCMFKGFNDSEEDARHLINVVRWAPSKVNLIMYNPVEELPFNRTSEPQLNRFIRVLVAGHVTVTVRRSRGQDIDAACGQLALRSRSDAPVEAS from the coding sequence GTGAACCCCACTACCCCGCTCCTTTCCCTTCCCCGCGCCGAGGTCCTCGGCCTCGCGGCGCAATTCGGGCAGCCCGGCTACCGGGGCGAGCAGCTCTATGACTGGCTGTACAACAAGGGGGTGAGGTCATACGATGAGATGACCAACCTGCCCAAAACCTTTCGTGCCGCGCTCGCCGAACGGTTCGCCCTCGCACCGCTGACACTGGAGCAGCGGGCCCAGGCGACGGACGGGACGGTCAAGTGTCTCTTCGCGATCGCCTCCGGCCGCAAGGTGGAGGCCGTGCTGATCCCCGACTTCGACGAGGACGGCGATCCACGCCGGCTGACGGTGTGCGTCTCCAGCCAGGTGGGGTGCGCGATGGGCTGCACGTTCTGCGCCACCGGGATGATGGGCTTCAGCGAAAACCTCACCGCCGGCGACATCTTCGACCAGGTGTGGGAGCTGAACCGGATCGCCGAGAACGAGTTCGGCCGGCGCATCACGAATATCGTGTTTATGGGGATGGGCGAGCCCCTGCTCAACTACGACGCCGTCTTGCAGAGCATCGAAGCGCTGACGCACGAAGACGGCATGGGGCTCTCGGCGCGCCGCATCACCGTATCGACCGTCGGCCTCGCCCGGCGCATCCGGCAACTCGCGGACGACGCGACGCGCTTCAACCTGGCCGTATCGCTCCACGCCCCGATCGACGAGAAGCGCAGCCAGATCATGCCGGTAAACCGCAACGAGCGCACGGATCTCGCGGCGCTGAAGGAGGCGATTCAGTATTACACCCGCAAAACGGGCCGGCAGATCACGTACGAATACTGTATGTTCAAGGGGTTCAATGACTCCGAAGAGGATGCCCGGCACCTCATCAACGTCGTGCGCTGGGCTCCGAGCAAGGTCAACCTCATCATGTACAATCCGGTCGAGGAGCTTCCCTTCAACCGCACGAGCGAGCCCCAGCTGAATCGGTTCATCCGGGTGCTGGTGGCCGGCCACGTGACCGTCACCGTGCGGCGCAGCCGGGGCCAGGATATCGACGCCGCCTGCGGGCAGCTCGCGCTCCGGTCACGCTCCGATGCGCCCGTCGAAGCCTCCTGA
- a CDS encoding ABC transporter permease, protein MSYIHSLSALWRREIVKFVRDRSRVFGALAQPILFWVLLGMGFQRSFSLPGGGADGVGYFEFLFPGIIALMILFTAIFSTISIVEERKAGFLQAALVAPVSRTVFVLGSTLGGTTLALIQAALLLCLLPFLAIFPSIPGLLLILALCILAGIAFTALGIAIAWRMETTRGFHAVMNLFLLPMWLISGAFFPYEGASTVLQWCIRLNPVSYMISGMRSGMYWPRTAPSMLVGIPWSLIIGVGFAAAMVGFAAWTVRKPLFAAH, encoded by the coding sequence ATGTCCTACATCCACAGCCTATCCGCTCTCTGGCGACGCGAAATCGTCAAGTTCGTGCGCGATCGCAGCCGGGTTTTTGGCGCGCTGGCCCAGCCCATCCTCTTCTGGGTACTGCTCGGCATGGGCTTCCAGCGTTCGTTCAGCCTGCCGGGCGGCGGCGCGGACGGCGTGGGCTACTTCGAATTCCTGTTTCCGGGCATCATCGCGCTGATGATCCTGTTCACCGCCATCTTTTCGACGATCTCGATCGTCGAGGAGCGCAAGGCCGGCTTCCTCCAGGCCGCGCTGGTGGCGCCGGTGTCGCGCACGGTGTTCGTCCTGGGCAGCACGCTCGGAGGCACGACCCTCGCGCTGATCCAGGCCGCGCTGTTGCTTTGCCTGCTGCCTTTTCTCGCCATCTTCCCGAGCATCCCCGGCCTGCTCCTCATCCTGGCCCTCTGCATCCTCGCCGGCATCGCCTTCACCGCCCTGGGGATCGCCATCGCCTGGCGCATGGAGACGACGCGCGGCTTTCATGCGGTGATGAACCTCTTTCTGCTGCCCATGTGGTTGATCTCCGGCGCGTTTTTTCCCTATGAGGGCGCCTCGACGGTGCTGCAGTGGTGCATCCGCCTCAACCCGGTCTCCTACATGATCAGCGGCATGCGCTCCGGCATGTACTGGCCCCGGACGGCTCCGTCGATGCTCGTCGGCATCCCGTGGAGCCTGATCATCGGCGTCGGCTTCGCGGCCGCGATGGTCGGGTTTGCCGCGTGGACTGTACGCAAGCCGCTCTTCGCCGCGCACTGA
- a CDS encoding ABC transporter ATP-binding protein translates to MAHPAVRVDALTHRYGAFQALDGVSFSIESGHLFGLLGPNGSGKTTLFRSISTLIHPTSGRIEVFGHSPVTAPAEVRPLLGVIFQDPALDGELTILENLTFHGSLYGLAGAPLQQRIQELLVLFGLKDRERERISKLSGGQKRRVDLIRGLLHRPRLLLLDEPTTGLDPIARRTFWDVLHQLRRREGVTMIVATHLLDEAEACDALVLLSRGRLIAQGSPAEMKARLGDDMLWLSAEDPESLAQRIHAEFGYETDVVGNDVRVAGAEAIAQMPAIYERMGGAITSATVRKPTLEDVFMVLSGRRMEEEEASA, encoded by the coding sequence ATGGCTCACCCTGCCGTACGCGTTGATGCCCTTACCCATCGTTACGGGGCATTCCAGGCGCTCGATGGCGTTTCGTTCTCCATCGAGTCCGGCCACCTGTTCGGCCTGCTCGGACCGAACGGAAGCGGTAAGACCACGCTCTTCCGCTCGATCTCGACCCTGATCCATCCGACGTCCGGGCGCATCGAAGTCTTCGGCCACAGCCCCGTCACGGCCCCGGCCGAGGTCCGCCCTCTCCTCGGCGTGATCTTTCAGGACCCCGCGCTCGATGGCGAGCTGACCATCCTCGAAAACCTGACGTTTCACGGCAGCCTCTACGGCCTCGCCGGCGCTCCGCTGCAGCAGCGCATCCAGGAATTGCTTGTCCTGTTCGGACTCAAGGACCGGGAGCGCGAACGCATCAGCAAGCTCTCTGGGGGGCAGAAGCGACGGGTCGACTTGATCCGCGGCCTCCTGCACCGCCCCAGGCTCCTGTTGCTGGACGAGCCCACGACGGGCCTCGACCCCATCGCCCGGCGCACCTTCTGGGACGTGCTCCATCAGCTGCGCCGGCGTGAAGGCGTCACCATGATCGTGGCGACGCACCTGCTCGACGAGGCGGAAGCCTGCGACGCGCTGGTGCTGCTCAGCCGGGGGCGGCTCATCGCGCAGGGCTCGCCGGCCGAAATGAAGGCGCGCCTCGGCGACGACATGCTCTGGCTCAGCGCGGAAGACCCCGAGTCGCTCGCCCAGCGGATCCATGCCGAGTTCGGCTACGAGACCGATGTCGTGGGCAACGATGTGCGGGTGGCCGGCGCCGAGGCCATCGCGCAGATGCCGGCCATCTACGAGCGGATGGGCGGCGCGATCACCTCGGCCACGGTCCGCAAGCCGACCCTCGAGGACGTGTTCATGGTGCTTTCCGGCCGGCGCATGGAGGAGGAAGAAGCCAGCGCCTGA
- the cyoE gene encoding heme o synthase, whose translation MAVESPTPFTATVVAEAPAAWSFKQALKDYGSLTKPEISFLVAISALAGYLLGTPGRIDSVVLIGLLVGVALSSAGGAAFNLCLERELDKKMRRTADRPLPSGRITLPRAFLTAILLSASGLVLLYTMTNLITMLLAASTIGLYVLLYTPLKQHTKYNTLVGTLPGALPALGGWTAATGSFGLGGWLMFAILVIWQLPHFLSLAWMYRKDYGRAGFKMLPVVEPDGWSTVFQVVLASAALLIASVLPSVFGFTGWLYAAGATLFSGWLLYASVVFFRSRGNLDARRVLKVSIYHIPALVLFIILDRLI comes from the coding sequence ATGGCCGTAGAGTCACCTACCCCCTTTACCGCGACCGTGGTCGCAGAAGCGCCGGCGGCCTGGTCTTTCAAGCAGGCGCTAAAGGATTACGGCTCGCTCACCAAGCCCGAAATCTCCTTCCTGGTGGCCATTTCCGCGCTGGCGGGCTACCTCCTCGGCACGCCGGGGCGCATCGACAGCGTGGTGCTCATCGGGCTCCTGGTCGGCGTCGCGCTCTCTTCCGCCGGCGGCGCCGCGTTCAACCTCTGCCTCGAGCGAGAGCTGGACAAAAAGATGCGCCGCACGGCCGACCGGCCGCTTCCGAGCGGACGCATCACGCTCCCCCGGGCCTTCCTCACCGCCATCCTGCTGTCGGCCTCGGGTCTCGTCCTGCTGTACACGATGACTAACCTCATCACGATGCTGCTGGCCGCATCGACGATCGGGCTCTACGTATTGCTCTACACCCCGCTGAAGCAGCACACGAAATACAATACGCTCGTCGGCACGCTGCCGGGCGCCCTGCCCGCGCTGGGCGGGTGGACCGCCGCCACCGGGTCGTTCGGTCTGGGTGGATGGCTGATGTTCGCGATCCTCGTCATCTGGCAGCTGCCGCATTTCCTCTCCCTTGCGTGGATGTACCGCAAGGATTATGGCCGCGCCGGCTTCAAGATGCTGCCCGTCGTCGAGCCCGACGGCTGGTCTACCGTCTTCCAGGTCGTGCTCGCCTCGGCCGCCCTGCTGATCGCCAGCGTGCTGCCTTCCGTTTTCGGGTTCACCGGCTGGCTGTATGCCGCCGGCGCCACCCTGTTCAGCGGCTGGCTGCTGTATGCCAGCGTCGTCTTCTTCCGTAGCCGCGGCAACCTGGACGCCCGCCGCGTGCTCAAGGTGTCCATCTACCACATTCCCGCCCTCGTACTGTTCATCATACTGGATCGGCTCATCTGA
- the glmM gene encoding phosphoglucosamine mutase — translation MSNPGTLIVSISGIRGIFGDGLDARSIVRYAEAFGIWCRQQAGGRATVVVGRDARVTGEVCAALVTATLQSVGCDVIDAGLAPTPTIAYGVLAENAAGGVILSASHNPAEWNALKLLGQRGEFLRAVEAEAMLALADAPGSPTVRYDAIGSLRRHDYLGDHIDAILALPYIQPDAIAKRRFRVVVDGINSVGAVAMPAMLRRLGVAEADIVVINGEPNGRFAHNPEPLPGHLADLMHRVASEKADLGIAVDPDADRLALVADGGVYMSEELTQVIAADFLWKHAEGPFVTNLSSSRAIEDIARRHGQRVYRSAVGEINVVDTMQAVGAVLGGEGNGGVIVPELHYGRDALVGVAMVLQHLADEGLSMSALRERLPRYAIVKDRLPLGNSNPDDVLAKLAERHKNDRISTVDGLKIDFEDGWVHLRKSNTEPIVRIYAEAATEAEAQAIADRFKRAMGELA, via the coding sequence ATGTCCAACCCAGGTACCCTCATCGTATCGATCTCCGGCATCCGGGGCATCTTTGGCGACGGCCTCGACGCACGGAGCATCGTCCGCTACGCGGAAGCCTTCGGGATCTGGTGTAGACAGCAGGCCGGCGGCAGGGCGACGGTTGTCGTCGGACGCGACGCGCGGGTTACGGGCGAAGTGTGTGCCGCGCTGGTGACGGCGACGCTCCAGAGCGTGGGGTGCGACGTAATCGATGCCGGCCTCGCGCCGACGCCCACGATTGCCTACGGCGTCCTGGCAGAAAACGCCGCGGGCGGCGTCATTCTTTCCGCCTCGCACAATCCGGCCGAATGGAACGCGCTCAAGCTCCTCGGCCAGCGCGGTGAATTTTTGCGGGCCGTCGAGGCCGAGGCCATGCTGGCCCTGGCCGATGCCCCGGGTTCGCCGACCGTCCGCTACGACGCGATCGGCTCACTGCGCCGCCACGATTACCTCGGCGACCATATCGACGCGATCCTCGCGCTGCCGTACATCCAGCCGGATGCCATCGCGAAACGTCGCTTCCGCGTCGTGGTGGACGGCATCAATTCGGTCGGCGCCGTCGCCATGCCGGCGATGCTCCGCCGCCTCGGGGTGGCCGAGGCCGACATCGTCGTCATCAACGGCGAACCGAACGGACGCTTTGCGCACAATCCGGAGCCGCTGCCCGGTCACCTGGCCGATCTCATGCACCGCGTGGCGAGCGAGAAGGCGGACCTCGGCATCGCGGTGGATCCTGACGCGGATCGCCTCGCCCTCGTGGCCGATGGCGGCGTCTACATGAGCGAAGAACTCACCCAGGTCATCGCGGCGGATTTTCTGTGGAAGCATGCCGAGGGGCCCTTCGTGACCAATCTTTCGTCCTCCCGGGCCATCGAGGACATCGCCCGCCGGCACGGGCAGCGCGTGTACCGCTCGGCCGTTGGCGAGATCAATGTGGTGGATACCATGCAGGCGGTGGGCGCGGTGCTCGGTGGCGAAGGCAACGGCGGCGTCATCGTACCCGAATTGCATTACGGGCGCGACGCGCTCGTGGGCGTGGCGATGGTGCTTCAGCATCTGGCGGACGAGGGGCTGTCGATGTCGGCCCTCCGCGAACGCCTGCCGCGGTACGCCATCGTCAAGGATCGGCTGCCGCTGGGCAACTCGAATCCGGACGACGTGCTCGCGAAGCTGGCCGAACGGCACAAAAACGACCGCATCTCCACCGTCGACGGGCTGAAGATCGACTTCGAGGACGGCTGGGTGCACCTCCGCAAGTCGAACACCGAGCCCATCGTTCGCATCTATGCGGAAGCGGCGACGGAGGCGGAGGCCCAGGCCATAGCGGATCGGTTCAAACGTGCGATGGGAGAGCTGGCGTGA
- a CDS encoding Hsp70 family protein, with amino-acid sequence MKYIYGIDFGTSNSVIQVYDVENGRVLDVPADVETSIESALFFPLGQGGDYLLGAPAVAEYARSGMTGRFLKSIKSALPEPSLAEVTVHTKRVRIETLVSYFIGHLKRQCDAWLGEEVRHVVLGRPTYFSENDTRDALAVQRLTRAARLAGFEEIALQPEPIAAAIEYEQHIDRPETVYVVDIGGGTSDFCIMHLDPARIRDTDRRNDIRSTSGIKIGGDDFDAEIMWARLVPYFGYGAQYESYGKWLPVPPNIFRTICSWEKMSVLKRADIQQALKTYQFFSDNKPAMARLLSLIDNNLAFGVIKAVERAKIALTDDERTRIRFEAHDIAVNEPIAQGEIPGILDGFTASLEKTVRAHLRESAVDPAAIDAVFLTGGSSLVPAVRNTISQVFGADKLQQGHAFRSVAYGLASSARLFFS; translated from the coding sequence GTGAAGTACATCTATGGGATCGACTTCGGGACGTCGAATTCGGTCATACAGGTTTATGATGTGGAAAACGGGCGCGTCCTCGATGTGCCGGCGGATGTGGAGACCTCCATCGAGAGCGCGCTCTTTTTCCCGCTCGGCCAGGGGGGCGACTACCTGCTCGGCGCGCCGGCGGTGGCGGAGTATGCGCGCTCCGGCATGACGGGGCGCTTCCTGAAGTCGATCAAATCGGCCCTGCCCGAGCCCTCGCTGGCCGAAGTGACGGTGCACACCAAACGCGTGCGCATCGAAACGCTGGTCTCGTATTTCATCGGCCATCTCAAACGGCAGTGCGACGCGTGGCTGGGCGAAGAGGTACGGCATGTGGTGCTGGGCCGGCCCACGTATTTTTCGGAAAACGACACGCGGGATGCCCTCGCCGTCCAGCGCCTCACCCGCGCGGCGCGGCTGGCCGGCTTCGAAGAGATCGCGCTCCAGCCGGAGCCCATCGCGGCGGCGATCGAATACGAGCAGCACATCGATCGCCCCGAGACCGTCTACGTCGTCGACATCGGGGGCGGCACGTCGGACTTTTGCATCATGCATCTCGACCCGGCGCGGATACGCGACACCGATCGCCGCAACGACATCCGCAGCACGTCCGGCATCAAAATCGGCGGCGACGACTTCGACGCCGAAATCATGTGGGCGCGGCTCGTGCCGTATTTCGGATACGGGGCGCAGTACGAATCGTACGGCAAGTGGCTGCCCGTACCGCCCAACATCTTCCGGACGATCTGCTCGTGGGAGAAGATGTCGGTCCTGAAACGGGCCGACATCCAGCAGGCGTTGAAGACCTATCAGTTCTTTTCGGACAACAAGCCGGCCATGGCGCGTCTGCTGTCGCTCATCGATAACAACCTCGCGTTTGGCGTCATCAAGGCCGTCGAACGGGCCAAGATCGCGCTGACCGACGACGAGCGCACCCGCATCCGGTTCGAGGCCCACGACATTGCGGTCAACGAACCCATCGCACAGGGCGAAATCCCCGGGATCCTCGACGGATTTACGGCATCGCTCGAAAAAACCGTCCGGGCCCATCTTCGCGAGAGCGCCGTCGATCCCGCCGCGATCGACGCGGTGTTTCTCACCGGCGGAAGTTCGCTGGTGCCGGCGGTGAGAAACACCATAAGTCAGGTCTTCGGGGCCGACAAGCTGCAGCAGGGTCACGCCTTCCGCAGCGTCGCGTACGGCCTGGCGTCGTCGGCCCGGCTGTTTTTCAGCTAG